The following proteins are co-located in the Micromonospora coriariae genome:
- a CDS encoding DUF4129 domain-containing protein, with protein sequence MTDGTRPPTPYPAGQPGVLRQALGLLRRWWPVGAVAVLLAGAALASAHSSIGASRIPPVEQVPWVPEYPTAEPPPSIPVEPREAGEATQAHIPQWIATVALVLLGLAIAAVLGYLTWILVRGAVRRTTRALPAQGSRRTAEGTAREVVAALDAGLVELDDQDSDPRVAVIACWVRLEEAAATAGVPRRPGDTPTDLVTRLLRGDPSAGVPAIVSADVLAEFAHVYREARYATRPVDERTRDQARAALRRLRHELAAVAPSPQVAP encoded by the coding sequence ATGACGGACGGAACGCGCCCGCCCACGCCGTACCCCGCCGGCCAGCCCGGGGTGCTGCGCCAGGCGCTCGGCCTGCTCCGCCGATGGTGGCCGGTGGGTGCTGTCGCCGTTCTGCTCGCCGGGGCCGCGCTGGCCTCCGCCCACTCGTCGATCGGGGCCAGCCGGATCCCGCCGGTGGAACAGGTCCCGTGGGTTCCCGAGTACCCGACCGCCGAGCCGCCGCCGTCGATCCCGGTGGAGCCGCGCGAAGCCGGCGAGGCCACCCAGGCGCACATCCCGCAGTGGATCGCCACGGTGGCGCTTGTGCTGCTCGGGCTGGCCATCGCCGCCGTGTTGGGTTACCTCACCTGGATCCTCGTTCGCGGCGCGGTGCGCCGTACCACCCGGGCACTGCCGGCACAGGGTTCCCGGCGTACGGCCGAGGGCACCGCTCGCGAGGTGGTCGCCGCGCTCGACGCCGGCCTGGTGGAGCTGGACGACCAGGACAGCGATCCCCGGGTCGCGGTGATCGCCTGCTGGGTACGCCTGGAGGAGGCCGCCGCCACGGCCGGTGTTCCCCGGCGGCCCGGTGACACCCCCACCGACCTGGTCACCCGGTTGCTGCGCGGCGACCCGTCGGCCGGGGTGCCGGCCATCGTCAGCGCCGACGTCCTGGCCGAGTTCGCGCACGTCTACCGGGAGGCCCGGTACGCCACCCGCCCGGTCGACGAACGCACCCGCGACCAGGCCCGAGCCGCGCTGCGCCGGTTGCGCCACGAACTGGCCGCGGTGGCCCCCAGTCCGCAGGTGGCACCGTGA
- a CDS encoding ArsR/SmtB family transcription factor, translated as MLRLELGPADLCRVRFADRLHPVGTALLASQWLRDPTVAMMAPSLAEHAGAVETVGVAQTATTILRHLLPGRGSLPDFVTPFDGMESLAAGLEAIRATPARRVRADVTAAYADVAASPLRRRFAAADPETLDLFGGAVRTWFEAVLAPHWPDLVAGYRQQVTCASQRLARHGLTNLFDDLHPAIRWREPVLEVRTWWHGELTGTGHGLILSPSPLAGPRPRVLFEPGRPILLVYPVPMPRRATSAGVDSLGRLLGTTRALVLRRLADDGGLTTTVLARAVGISLSSTSEHASALRSAGLIASERDGGAVRHHLTPLGARLLDAGSEASVADLSAAWPSTGQPAG; from the coding sequence ATGCTTCGCCTCGAGCTCGGGCCGGCGGACCTGTGCCGGGTGCGGTTCGCCGACCGGCTGCACCCGGTCGGGACCGCGCTGCTGGCCAGTCAGTGGCTGCGTGATCCCACGGTCGCGATGATGGCGCCGTCCCTGGCCGAGCACGCGGGGGCTGTCGAGACTGTCGGCGTCGCCCAGACGGCCACCACGATTCTGCGGCACCTCCTGCCCGGTCGGGGGAGCCTGCCGGATTTCGTCACCCCCTTCGACGGCATGGAGTCGCTGGCGGCCGGTCTCGAGGCGATCCGGGCCACCCCGGCGCGCCGGGTCCGGGCCGACGTCACCGCCGCGTACGCCGATGTGGCCGCGAGCCCGCTGCGGCGACGGTTCGCGGCGGCCGACCCGGAGACGCTGGACCTGTTCGGCGGTGCCGTGCGCACCTGGTTCGAGGCTGTCCTGGCGCCGCACTGGCCCGATCTGGTGGCGGGGTACCGCCAGCAGGTGACCTGCGCCAGCCAGCGGTTGGCGCGGCACGGCCTGACCAACCTCTTCGACGATCTGCACCCGGCGATCCGCTGGCGGGAACCGGTGCTGGAGGTGCGGACCTGGTGGCACGGAGAGCTGACCGGCACCGGGCACGGGCTCATCCTGTCGCCCTCCCCGTTGGCGGGTCCCCGGCCCCGGGTGCTGTTCGAGCCGGGTCGGCCGATCCTGCTCGTCTACCCGGTGCCGATGCCTCGCCGGGCGACCTCCGCGGGGGTCGACTCCCTCGGACGGCTGCTCGGCACCACTCGGGCGCTTGTGCTCCGCCGGCTCGCGGACGACGGCGGGCTGACCACGACGGTGCTGGCCCGGGCCGTCGGGATCAGTCTCTCCTCGACGTCGGAGCACGCCAGCGCGCTGCGCTCGGCCGGGCTGATCGCCAGCGAGCGGGACGGCGGGGCCGTCCGGCACCACCTGACACCGCTCGGTGCGCGGCTGCTGGACGCTGGCTCGGAGGCGTCGGTGGCGGACCTCTCGGCGGCGTGGCCCTCGACCGGACAACCCGCCGGGTGA
- a CDS encoding Ppx/GppA phosphatase family protein — MAAIDCGTNSIRLLVAELPDPAAGPQAPLTDLTRRMEIVRLGQGVDRTGRLAPEAIERTRVALASYAADIEKLGAERVRMCATSASRDATNAADFTEMVRRTLGVAPVVVSGDEEARLSFTGAVRGLPADAKEPFLVVDIGGGSTEFVVGDRAGGVRAAISVDIGCVRMTERHLPGDPPTPEQIAAAQADIAAAVDRALAAVPGREAATLVGLAGSVTTVVAMAQGLGEYDPELIHHARVSYDAVAEVTADLLGRTREQRLAIPVMHPGRADVIGAGALVLRVIMERANMPSVVASEHDILDGIAWGLQ; from the coding sequence GTGGCGGCCATCGACTGCGGGACCAACTCGATCCGACTGCTGGTCGCCGAACTGCCCGACCCGGCGGCCGGACCGCAGGCTCCGCTGACCGACCTGACCCGACGGATGGAGATCGTCCGGCTGGGGCAGGGCGTGGACCGGACCGGCCGGTTGGCGCCGGAGGCGATCGAGCGGACCAGGGTTGCGCTGGCGTCGTACGCCGCGGACATCGAGAAGCTGGGTGCGGAGCGGGTGCGGATGTGCGCCACCTCGGCCTCCCGGGACGCGACCAACGCCGCCGACTTCACCGAGATGGTGCGGCGCACCCTCGGGGTCGCGCCCGTGGTGGTCAGCGGTGACGAGGAGGCGCGGCTGTCCTTCACCGGTGCGGTGCGTGGCCTTCCCGCGGACGCGAAGGAGCCGTTCCTGGTCGTGGACATCGGCGGCGGCTCCACCGAGTTCGTGGTCGGTGACCGGGCCGGCGGGGTGCGGGCCGCGATCTCGGTGGACATCGGGTGCGTCCGGATGACCGAGCGGCACCTGCCGGGCGATCCGCCGACGCCGGAGCAGATCGCCGCCGCGCAGGCCGACATCGCGGCGGCGGTGGACCGGGCGCTCGCGGCGGTTCCCGGCCGGGAGGCGGCCACGCTGGTCGGTCTCGCCGGGTCGGTCACGACCGTGGTCGCCATGGCCCAGGGCCTGGGGGAGTACGACCCGGAGCTGATCCACCACGCCCGGGTCTCCTACGACGCGGTGGCCGAGGTGACGGCCGACCTGCTGGGTCGGACCCGTGAGCAGCGGCTGGCGATCCCGGTGATGCACCCGGGCCGGGCCGACGTGATCGGCGCGGGCGCGCTGGTGCTCCGGGTGATCATGGAGCGGGCCAATATGCCGTCGGTGGTCGCCTCGGAGCACGACATCCTCGACGGCATCGCCTGGGGTCTTCAGTAA
- a CDS encoding AAA family ATPase yields the protein MNDVDRSMPAAEVGRLARAVLDAVGTVVVGKRDALELVLAGILAGGHVLLEDLPGLGKTLTARSFAQALGLDFRRLQFTPDLLPADVTGSFLYDQRNGDFAFRAGPVFTNLLLADEINRTPPKTQSALLEAMQEKQVSVEGVTYKLDEPFHVLATANPIEYEGTYPLPEAQLDRFLLRVSFGYPEHDEEWEVLRRRMGRRREEAEIKPVVDAATLRAMQAALEDVVVEDSVGRYIVALTAATREHPSVLVGASPRGSLALLLLARVRAVFGGRDYVVPEDVKEVAAPALAHRITLRPEMWLRRVDPAFVVGEVLEGTPAPASGALPSYAAGGPRR from the coding sequence ATGAACGACGTGGACCGGAGCATGCCCGCCGCCGAGGTCGGCCGTCTGGCCCGGGCGGTGCTGGACGCGGTCGGCACCGTCGTGGTCGGCAAGCGGGACGCGTTGGAGCTGGTCCTCGCCGGCATCCTCGCCGGTGGGCACGTCCTCCTGGAGGACCTGCCCGGTCTCGGCAAGACGCTCACCGCGCGTTCCTTCGCCCAGGCGCTGGGGCTGGACTTCCGCCGGCTCCAGTTCACCCCCGACCTGCTCCCTGCCGACGTCACCGGCTCGTTCCTCTACGACCAGCGCAACGGCGACTTCGCCTTCCGTGCCGGCCCGGTCTTCACCAACCTGCTCCTCGCCGACGAGATCAACCGGACGCCCCCGAAGACCCAGTCCGCGCTGCTGGAGGCGATGCAGGAGAAGCAGGTCTCGGTGGAGGGGGTGACCTACAAGCTGGACGAGCCGTTCCACGTGCTGGCCACCGCCAACCCGATCGAGTACGAGGGCACCTATCCGCTGCCCGAGGCGCAGCTGGACCGGTTCCTGCTCCGGGTCTCCTTCGGCTATCCGGAGCACGACGAGGAGTGGGAGGTGCTGCGTCGCCGGATGGGCCGCCGCCGCGAGGAGGCGGAGATCAAGCCGGTGGTCGACGCGGCCACCCTGCGGGCGATGCAGGCCGCACTGGAGGACGTGGTGGTGGAGGACTCGGTCGGCCGCTACATCGTGGCGCTCACCGCGGCCACCCGGGAGCACCCGTCGGTGCTGGTCGGCGCGTCGCCGCGGGGCTCGCTGGCGCTGTTGCTGCTGGCCCGGGTCCGTGCCGTGTTCGGCGGCCGGGACTACGTGGTGCCGGAGGACGTCAAGGAGGTGGCGGCGCCCGCGCTGGCCCACCGGATCACCCTGCGTCCGGAGATGTGGCTGCGGCGGGTCGACCCGGCGTTCGTGGTCGGTGAGGTGCTGGAGGGCACTCCGGCGCCGGCCAGCGGCGCGCTGCCCAGCTACGCCGCCGGCGGGCCCCGGCGCTGA
- a CDS encoding FtsB family cell division protein, whose protein sequence is MQQRRTPGGQRPARRPGQSGRPGGGRATRGSVREAGVRAEPRGTAGRAPGAARGAEGLRSANRPAAARRTGAGGAVKRLAAPHPRRFTGRATVLFAVLIALALAYTYPVRVYLDQQADIERMEAAQAAQEEEIGKLAAEAAKWQDQEYIKTQARERFFMGRPGEKMMVVLHDPEGAARDAGKSAGPSAPAGPVTWYDTLWSSVQAADSQQPGK, encoded by the coding sequence ATGCAGCAGCGCCGCACACCGGGTGGTCAGCGTCCCGCCCGCCGGCCGGGTCAGTCCGGTCGGCCGGGTGGCGGCCGCGCCACACGGGGATCGGTCCGTGAGGCCGGCGTACGCGCCGAGCCGCGCGGCACCGCTGGTCGGGCGCCGGGCGCGGCCCGGGGCGCCGAGGGGCTTCGCTCCGCGAACCGTCCGGCCGCCGCTCGGCGAACCGGCGCCGGTGGTGCCGTCAAGCGGCTCGCCGCGCCCCACCCCCGTCGCTTCACCGGTCGGGCCACCGTGTTGTTCGCGGTCCTGATCGCGCTCGCTCTGGCCTACACCTACCCGGTCCGGGTCTACCTGGACCAGCAGGCCGACATCGAGCGGATGGAGGCCGCCCAGGCGGCGCAGGAGGAAGAGATCGGCAAGCTCGCCGCCGAGGCCGCCAAGTGGCAGGACCAGGAGTACATCAAGACCCAGGCCCGGGAACGGTTCTTCATGGGCCGGCCGGGGGAGAAGATGATGGTGGTGCTCCACGACCCGGAGGGCGCTGCCCGGGACGCCGGAAAGTCGGCCGGGCCATCCGCCCCGGCCGGGCCGGTGACCTGGTACGACACGCTCTGGTCGAGCGTTCAGGCGGCGGACAGCCAGCAGCCGGGCAAGTGA
- a CDS encoding uracil-DNA glycosylase: MAESRTPDQVVARAARATDLADLDAAVSDCFACPRLVRWREEVARTRRAAFRDQEYWGRPVPGFGAADARIAILGLAPAAHGGNRTGRIFTGDRSGDVLFAALHRAGLANQPTSVAADDGLALRDIRIFSAVRCAPPDNKPTPEERDNCAPWLQREVTLIRPTLRVVVALGAFAWAAWWPVLHQVYGQRPPSPRPRFGHGAHWSGTAAPELLGCYHVSQQNTFTGRLTPGMLDDVFGRAKQLAGVD; encoded by the coding sequence TTGGCTGAGTCGCGTACCCCCGATCAGGTGGTCGCCCGCGCCGCGCGGGCGACCGACCTGGCCGATCTGGACGCGGCGGTCAGCGACTGTTTCGCCTGCCCTCGGCTCGTCCGCTGGCGGGAGGAGGTGGCCCGCACACGCCGGGCCGCCTTCCGTGACCAGGAGTACTGGGGCCGGCCGGTCCCGGGCTTCGGCGCCGCCGACGCGCGGATCGCCATCCTCGGGCTGGCGCCCGCCGCGCACGGTGGCAACCGCACCGGCCGCATCTTCACCGGCGACCGATCGGGTGACGTGCTGTTCGCCGCCCTGCACCGGGCCGGGTTGGCCAACCAGCCGACAAGCGTCGCCGCCGACGACGGGCTGGCTCTGCGGGACATCCGCATCTTCTCGGCCGTCCGGTGCGCGCCGCCGGACAACAAGCCCACCCCGGAAGAGCGGGACAATTGCGCGCCCTGGCTGCAGCGCGAGGTCACGCTCATCCGGCCCACCCTGCGCGTCGTGGTCGCGCTGGGCGCGTTCGCCTGGGCAGCGTGGTGGCCGGTGCTGCACCAGGTGTACGGGCAGCGCCCGCCCAGCCCGCGACCGAGGTTCGGCCATGGGGCACACTGGTCCGGCACGGCCGCACCGGAATTGCTCGGCTGCTACCACGTCAGCCAGCAGAACACCTTCACCGGGCGGCTGACACCAGGGATGCTGGACGACGTCTTCGGCCGGGCCAAGCAGCTGGCCGGAGTGGACTGA
- a CDS encoding PadR family transcriptional regulator, translated as MDTTQLLKGVLDLAVLAVLREEDGYGYDILRRLREAGLEEVGDASVYGTLRRLFAAGLLTTYVVPSESGPHRKYYALNAAGRDQLTRSGKLWRSFATTMDSLLDDRGMAA; from the coding sequence GTGGACACCACACAGTTACTGAAGGGCGTGCTCGATCTGGCCGTCCTGGCCGTGCTCCGGGAAGAGGACGGCTACGGCTACGACATCCTGCGCCGGCTCCGCGAGGCCGGGCTGGAAGAGGTCGGCGACGCCTCGGTCTACGGCACGCTGCGCCGCCTCTTCGCGGCCGGCCTGCTCACCACCTACGTCGTGCCCAGCGAATCCGGGCCGCACCGCAAGTACTACGCACTCAACGCGGCCGGGCGCGACCAGTTGACCCGCTCCGGCAAGCTCTGGCGCTCGTTCGCCACCACAATGGACAGTCTGCTCGACGATCGGGGGATGGCGGCATGA
- a CDS encoding dienelactone hydrolase family protein produces the protein MGEMVSYRSNGGMSEGYLAIPASGVASPAVIVIQEWWGLVPHIRSVADRFAEAGFVALAPDFYHGETTSEPDEAQRLLMAMRMDEAAKDIAGAADYLAGRPEVTGKVGAVGFCAGGSLALWSATLSERIVASVGFYPVLPWQSMRPEWVDYAGKAAVIHCSEEDGTSAAEGVQTARRAIEEAGGTCHLYDYPGTSHAFFNDDRPEAFDQRAASSAWARTLELFRAKLG, from the coding sequence ATGGGCGAGATGGTGAGCTACCGCAGCAACGGGGGCATGAGCGAGGGGTATCTCGCGATACCTGCCAGCGGCGTCGCCAGCCCCGCCGTCATCGTCATCCAGGAGTGGTGGGGCCTGGTCCCGCACATCCGGTCGGTGGCGGACCGGTTCGCCGAGGCCGGCTTCGTCGCCCTCGCCCCGGACTTCTACCACGGTGAGACCACCAGTGAGCCGGACGAGGCGCAGCGGCTGCTGATGGCGATGCGGATGGACGAGGCGGCGAAGGACATCGCCGGCGCGGCCGACTACCTGGCCGGGCGGCCGGAGGTCACCGGCAAGGTAGGGGCGGTGGGCTTCTGCGCCGGCGGCAGCCTGGCTCTCTGGTCGGCAACGCTCTCCGAGCGCATCGTCGCCAGCGTGGGCTTCTACCCCGTGCTGCCCTGGCAGTCGATGCGCCCCGAGTGGGTCGACTACGCCGGCAAGGCCGCCGTCATCCACTGCTCCGAAGAGGACGGCACGTCGGCCGCCGAGGGCGTGCAGACCGCACGCCGGGCCATCGAGGAGGCCGGCGGCACCTGCCACCTCTACGACTACCCGGGCACCTCGCACGCCTTCTTCAACGACGACCGGCCGGAGGCCTTCGACCAGCGTGCCGCGTCCAGCGCCTGGGCCCGCACCCTGGAACTCTTCCGGGCCAAGCTTGGCTGA
- a CDS encoding DUF501 domain-containing protein, with translation MTVAPPPESAADSVPLPHREPATEADLAAVGAQLGRPPRGTRAVAHRCPCGLPDVVETTPRLADGTPFPTLYYLTCPRATAACSRLESAGLMKEMADRLTTDPELAAHYRAAHEDYLARREAIGEVPEIAGISAGGMPGRVKCLHVHLGHALGAGPGVNPFGDETLALVEPWWTAGPCVDVPAGE, from the coding sequence GTGACTGTCGCACCACCGCCGGAATCGGCGGCGGATTCCGTACCCCTGCCGCACCGCGAGCCGGCCACCGAGGCCGACCTGGCCGCGGTGGGCGCGCAGCTCGGCCGCCCGCCCCGTGGGACCCGGGCGGTGGCGCATCGCTGCCCGTGTGGTCTGCCGGACGTGGTGGAGACGACGCCCCGCCTCGCCGACGGCACGCCGTTCCCGACGCTGTACTACCTGACCTGCCCCCGGGCCACGGCGGCGTGCAGCCGGCTGGAGTCGGCCGGGCTGATGAAGGAGATGGCCGACCGGCTGACGACGGATCCCGAGCTGGCCGCCCACTACCGGGCGGCGCACGAGGATTACCTCGCCCGTCGCGAGGCGATCGGCGAGGTGCCCGAGATCGCCGGCATCTCGGCCGGCGGCATGCCGGGCCGGGTGAAGTGCCTGCACGTGCACCTGGGGCACGCGCTGGGTGCCGGCCCCGGGGTGAACCCGTTCGGTGACGAGACGCTGGCGCTGGTCGAACCCTGGTGGACGGCCGGCCCGTGCGTGGACGTGCCGGCGGGCGAATGA
- a CDS encoding amino-acid N-acetyltransferase, with protein sequence MSADAGSSAPVAESQILVRRARTGDVRGIRRLVDTYTDDRRLLSKATVTLYEDVQEFRVAVRAEDGAVVGCGALHVMWEDLAEIRTVAVDPSCRGRRIGHRLVGELIDAARELGVARIFVLTFETRFFASFGFQAIDGAPVPQPVYEQLLRSYDEGVAEFLDLERVKPNTLGNTRMLLRL encoded by the coding sequence ATGAGCGCGGACGCCGGGTCGTCGGCACCGGTTGCCGAGAGCCAGATCCTGGTGCGGCGGGCCCGCACCGGGGACGTGCGTGGCATCCGGCGGCTGGTCGACACGTACACCGACGACCGGCGGCTGCTGAGCAAGGCCACCGTCACCCTCTACGAGGACGTGCAGGAGTTCCGGGTGGCGGTCCGCGCCGAGGACGGCGCCGTGGTGGGCTGCGGCGCGCTGCACGTGATGTGGGAGGACCTGGCCGAGATCCGCACGGTCGCGGTGGACCCGTCCTGCCGGGGCCGGCGGATCGGGCACCGGCTGGTCGGTGAGCTGATCGACGCGGCTCGGGAACTGGGCGTGGCCCGGATCTTCGTGCTCACCTTCGAGACCCGGTTCTTCGCCTCGTTCGGCTTCCAGGCGATCGACGGCGCGCCGGTGCCGCAGCCGGTCTACGAGCAGCTGCTGCGCTCGTACGACGAGGGTGTCGCGGAGTTCCTGGACCTGGAGCGGGTGAAGCCGAACACGCTGGGCAACACCCGGATGCTGCTGCGGCTCTAG
- a CDS encoding LppU/SCO3897 family protein encodes MSEQVAPPPASDVAPPQPAVETPSPVEPEAKKPGAKKALGIIGAILVFVVIAGLKFGVASAIGNFLNKDETADAKAGDCIAELPEVTGTEEEEVDGAKVVECTSTDAAYNVVGRVDGQTEAQAKAGTACDEFLKEGEEGYVFYSIEPGKTGYLLCLTKKA; translated from the coding sequence GTGTCAGAGCAGGTCGCACCGCCCCCCGCGTCCGACGTCGCGCCGCCCCAGCCGGCCGTCGAGACGCCGTCGCCGGTCGAACCGGAGGCGAAGAAGCCCGGTGCAAAGAAGGCCCTCGGCATCATCGGCGCGATCCTCGTGTTCGTCGTCATCGCCGGCCTGAAGTTCGGCGTCGCCAGCGCGATCGGCAACTTCCTGAACAAGGACGAGACCGCCGACGCCAAGGCCGGCGACTGCATCGCCGAGCTGCCCGAGGTCACCGGCACCGAGGAGGAGGAGGTCGACGGCGCCAAGGTCGTCGAGTGCACCTCCACCGACGCGGCGTACAACGTGGTCGGTCGCGTCGACGGGCAGACCGAGGCGCAGGCCAAGGCCGGCACCGCGTGCGACGAGTTCCTCAAGGAGGGCGAGGAGGGGTACGTCTTCTACAGCATCGAGCCGGGCAAGACGGGCTACCTGCTCTGCCTGACCAAGAAGGCCTGA
- a CDS encoding alpha/beta hydrolase family esterase, with amino-acid sequence MAFFTGLCLIVAVAACERGQPSAPPAAPSPSAERPAPGDHRLTLKHNGLDRAYLLHAPAGYDPSRSPALVIALHFFPGTGSAMRELTGLDVKADKDNVLVAYPDGQGGGFNALICCGKTDDVDFLNALTDHLVQTWRVDPARVFLTGISNGADMSFRAAVESTGRFAAIGVVSGGYIGPMTTPDNYIPKSPVSVITFIGSQDRNDSVFEAGMRTWQQRLRCKPSPKASGVPGVTRTMARCADGSEVSIYTIASMGHSWPGATTGQFAAPTAGLSATDLMWEFFAAHPRKATP; translated from the coding sequence ATGGCATTTTTTACGGGGCTCTGTCTCATCGTGGCCGTCGCGGCCTGCGAACGGGGGCAGCCGTCGGCCCCTCCAGCCGCACCCTCCCCGTCGGCTGAACGCCCAGCGCCGGGCGATCACCGGCTCACCCTGAAGCACAACGGGCTCGACCGCGCCTACCTGCTGCACGCACCAGCCGGGTACGACCCCAGCCGCTCACCCGCACTGGTCATCGCGCTGCACTTCTTTCCCGGAACCGGCTCCGCCATGCGGGAGCTGACCGGTCTGGACGTCAAGGCCGACAAGGACAACGTCCTGGTCGCCTACCCCGACGGGCAGGGTGGCGGCTTCAACGCGCTGATCTGCTGCGGCAAGACGGACGACGTCGACTTCCTCAACGCACTCACCGACCACCTGGTACAGACGTGGCGGGTCGACCCGGCCCGGGTCTTCCTCACCGGCATCTCGAACGGTGCCGACATGAGTTTCCGGGCGGCGGTGGAGAGTACGGGCCGTTTCGCCGCGATCGGGGTGGTCAGCGGCGGCTACATCGGCCCTATGACCACACCCGACAACTACATACCGAAGAGCCCCGTTTCGGTGATCACCTTCATCGGGTCGCAGGACCGGAACGACTCGGTCTTCGAGGCGGGCATGCGGACCTGGCAGCAGCGACTCCGGTGCAAGCCCAGCCCGAAGGCCTCCGGAGTGCCGGGGGTTACCCGGACCATGGCCCGCTGCGCGGACGGCAGCGAGGTCAGCATCTACACGATCGCCAGCATGGGCCACAGCTGGCCGGGGGCGACAACCGGTCAGTTCGCCGCACCCACCGCCGGTCTGTCGGCCACCGACCTGATGTGGGAGTTCTTCGCCGCGCACCCCCGCAAGGCCACGCCCTAG
- a CDS encoding HAAS signaling domain-containing protein — translation MTVTEQEITDYVARVRAALADLPPTQRDELTEDLADHLAEVAAEADGTLVERLGEPETYAAELRAAAGAPGGGRNLDQRVATAVVRARRRLRSIDSRLGPPLGYETASAFLRLLRPGWWVLRGYLAAMLVTMITTGGEFGLLPRFGGELFGGLIMLVGLVLASIWLGRRSERLTRWPRWALHAGSLVLVFFALAALANAEDRLGYSGYYYDQTSVDSQYSQVRDVFVYDSEGRLVENARLFDQNGNPIRLGYPDCSGPIDAYGNPLLRPYPYCIDQAPFGPRAPGAPAPTVPPAPPTTTPTVTPEPTGTASGPTVGPTVTPTPTPTG, via the coding sequence ATGACCGTCACGGAGCAGGAAATCACGGACTATGTCGCGCGGGTCCGAGCGGCGCTGGCCGACCTGCCGCCCACCCAACGCGACGAGCTGACCGAGGATCTCGCCGATCACCTCGCCGAGGTGGCCGCCGAGGCCGACGGCACCCTCGTCGAGCGGCTCGGGGAGCCCGAGACGTACGCCGCCGAGCTGCGCGCCGCGGCCGGCGCACCGGGCGGTGGGCGCAACCTCGACCAGCGGGTCGCCACCGCGGTGGTCCGGGCCCGCAGGCGACTGCGCTCGATCGACTCCCGGCTCGGCCCACCGCTGGGGTACGAGACGGCCAGCGCCTTCCTCCGGCTGCTGCGTCCCGGCTGGTGGGTGCTGCGCGGTTACCTGGCGGCGATGCTGGTCACCATGATCACCACTGGCGGCGAATTCGGGCTGCTGCCCCGGTTCGGTGGAGAGCTGTTCGGCGGCCTGATCATGCTGGTGGGTCTTGTGCTCGCCTCGATCTGGCTCGGTCGCCGCTCCGAGCGGTTGACCCGCTGGCCGCGTTGGGCACTGCACGCCGGCAGCCTGGTGCTCGTGTTCTTCGCGCTCGCCGCGCTGGCCAACGCAGAGGACCGGCTCGGCTACAGCGGCTACTACTACGACCAGACCTCGGTCGACAGCCAGTACAGCCAGGTCCGGGATGTCTTCGTCTACGACAGTGAGGGCCGACTGGTGGAGAACGCCCGGCTCTTCGACCAGAACGGCAACCCGATCCGTCTGGGCTATCCAGACTGCTCCGGCCCCATCGACGCCTACGGCAACCCGCTGCTGCGGCCGTACCCGTACTGCATCGACCAGGCGCCCTTCGGCCCCAGGGCTCCGGGCGCACCGGCGCCGACGGTCCCGCCCGCGCCGCCGACGACAACCCCCACAGTGACGCCCGAGCCGACCGGGACGGCCAGTGGGCCCACGGTGGGCCCGACAGTGACGCCGACCCCCACCCCGACGGGCTGA